The window GTATTTCCGTTGGTGCCAAGTCTCCGCTGACCGGTACCATCAAGGAATCCAACTCCGGCGGTTCCTTCTGTCAGAAGCTCGCCCGTCTGAACATTCTGGCTGTGGTGCTGGAAGACAAGCCCGCCGATGACGCAGATTTCTGCAACATCGTTATCACCAAGGAAGGCGTGACCTTTGAAGACGCCGCTCCCATCGTGGGCAAGGGCACCTATGATTCCATGGATTTCATCATGGAAAAGTACGGCAAGAAGGCTTGCGGCATGCTCATCGGACCTGCCGGTGAAGCCTGCCTGACCGCTGCTTCCATCCAGTTCTCCGACCCCTGGGGCCGTCCTGCCCGTGCTGCTGGCCGCGGCGGTCTCGGTGCAGTTATGGGTTCCAAGAAGGTCAAGGCCATTGTCGTGGACGACACCAATGGCGAGCGTTTCGGCTACGCCGACGAAGAGAAGTTCAAGGCCGCTTCCAAGCGCTGGGCTGAAATCCTGCGCTCCCATCCCGTTACCGGCGAAGGTCTGCCCGGATTCGGTACCGCGGTTCTGGTGAACATCGTTAACGAAGCCGGTGCGTTCCCCACCAAGAACTTCCGCGGTGGCCGTTGTGATCATGCTTCCGAGATTTCCGGCGAAAAGATTGCCGAATTCATCACCAAGCGCGGCGGCAAGGTCAAGGAAGGCTGTCACGCCGGTTGTATCATCCAGTGTTCCCAGAACTACGTGGATGAAAAGGGCGAGTACCTGACCTCCGGCTTCGAATACGAAACCGTGTGGGCTTTCGGTGGCAACTCCCTGATCAAGGACATCGACCAGATCGCCGCCCTTGACCGCGCCTGTGACGACCTTGGTCTCGACACCATCGAGACCGGTAACGCCGTGGCCATTGCCATGGACGGCGGCGTGATTCCGTGGGGCGACGGCATCGCCGCTCACAAGATGCTGTACCGCATTCTGGATAAGAATGACTACCTCGGCAAGATCATCGGCAGCGGTGTGGACTTTGCTGCTCAGGCTTTCGGTGTGGACCGCGTGCCCACCGTCAAGGGTCAGTCCATGCCTGCATACGACCCCCGTGCCGCTAAGGGTATCGGCGTAACCTACGCCACTACCACCATGGGTGCGGACCATACCGCCGGTTACGCCATCTGCCAGAACCTGCTCAAGGTCGGCGGTGACGTGAACCCGTTGGGCAAGCAGGGGCAGGTGGAAACCTCCAAGGCGCTTCAGATTGCAACCGCAACCGTGGACGCTCTGGGCCTGTGCCTCTTCGTTGCCTTTGCCGTGCTGGATACTGCTGATGCCGCTCAGGTTATCTGCGATATGGTCTCCGCACGTCACGGTATCGAGTTCACCACCGATGACTTCGGCGCACTGGGCATCAATACTCTGAAGGATGAACTGGCATACAACCGTGCCGCCGGTTTCACCAAGGAAGACGACCAACTGCCCGCCTTCATGATGAAGGAAAAGTTGGCTCCCCATAACGTCGTGTGGGACTTCACCACCGAAGAACTGCAGGGCGCTCTGGTCGACTAGACCAGTTAAGACCGCTATGAAACGAGGCCGGACAGCTGTTGCTGTCCGGCCTTTTCATTTGGGGCGGAAGAGGGAGGACTCGCGTGCAATGCTATAAGGTGGAGAGCATAGTGCTTTCCGCAGTGGGGCGCAGGGTGAGGTGCTCAGGACAGGGGGACTTGTACAAAGCGGTTCGAGGGAGTAGCATGCTCAGTCAGTCCATGTCATTTCAACATGTTGTCAAGCAACGGAGCGTCCGGTGATTCCAAGACTGAACATCAGGCAAAAGATCATCCTCGGTTTCCTCATACCGTCCATCTGTCTTGGGGTGCTGACGGTCGTGTCGTATTCCAACCTGCTGCTTATCGAAAAGAAGACGTATTCGGTCGAATTCATCGACGATATGGAGAACTTCATTCTCGAGTTCCGCAGACAGGAAAAGAACTTTTTGCTGTATGGCGAGAAGAGCAGCTACGACCTTGCCATCCGTGAAGTGGATGCCACGCTGGAGATGCTGCAACATCTGGACGCCTTCAGCCTTGATGCCCACGTTGAGGCAATGATTGGGGAGCTGCGTGACAGGATAGAGCAGTACCGCGCCCGCATGGTCCGCATGTATGAGGTGGCCAGTTCCGGCGGTAAGAATCTGGATACGGAAATCGACAAGCTGCGAGACATCGGCAAGGATCTTGTTGATCTGGCCGTGGAGATATCCAAGCTGGAGCGCAGCAATATTCTCAAGATCAACAAACACCTGAGAAGCCAGTTGGTATTCTCCATCATGGGTGTTTCCATACTGTTCCTCATCATTTTCTATATTGTGAGTACGCGGGTTCTCAAGCCCCTCAAGATCATCGAATTGACCACCATGCAGATAGCCCGCGGCAACTTCCAGCCTTTAGAGGTGCGTAAGGCCAACGACGAAATCCGGCAGGTGCAGGAGGCGTTCAACCGCATGGTGCAGGAGCTTGAGAAGCGTCAGGACCAACTCGTGCAGGCGCAGAAGCTTTCGTCAATCGGCACGCTGAGTGCGGGTATTGCCCATCAGGTGAACAACCCTCTCAACAATATTTCCAC is drawn from Desulfovibrio mangrovi and contains these coding sequences:
- a CDS encoding aldehyde ferredoxin oxidoreductase family protein, which produces MSKILRINTKDRSYRFEEPGQYAGMGGRGLTSRLVLNEVPADIHALSGDNKLVAAIGLLSGTAAANSGRISVGAKSPLTGTIKESNSGGSFCQKLARLNILAVVLEDKPADDADFCNIVITKEGVTFEDAAPIVGKGTYDSMDFIMEKYGKKACGMLIGPAGEACLTAASIQFSDPWGRPARAAGRGGLGAVMGSKKVKAIVVDDTNGERFGYADEEKFKAASKRWAEILRSHPVTGEGLPGFGTAVLVNIVNEAGAFPTKNFRGGRCDHASEISGEKIAEFITKRGGKVKEGCHAGCIIQCSQNYVDEKGEYLTSGFEYETVWAFGGNSLIKDIDQIAALDRACDDLGLDTIETGNAVAIAMDGGVIPWGDGIAAHKMLYRILDKNDYLGKIIGSGVDFAAQAFGVDRVPTVKGQSMPAYDPRAAKGIGVTYATTTMGADHTAGYAICQNLLKVGGDVNPLGKQGQVETSKALQIATATVDALGLCLFVAFAVLDTADAAQVICDMVSARHGIEFTTDDFGALGINTLKDELAYNRAAGFTKEDDQLPAFMMKEKLAPHNVVWDFTTEELQGALVD
- a CDS encoding ATP-binding protein; amino-acid sequence: MIPRLNIRQKIILGFLIPSICLGVLTVVSYSNLLLIEKKTYSVEFIDDMENFILEFRRQEKNFLLYGEKSSYDLAIREVDATLEMLQHLDAFSLDAHVEAMIGELRDRIEQYRARMVRMYEVASSGGKNLDTEIDKLRDIGKDLVDLAVEISKLERSNILKINKHLRSQLVFSIMGVSILFLIIFYIVSTRVLKPLKIIELTTMQIARGNFQPLEVRKANDEIRQVQEAFNRMVQELEKRQDQLVQAQKLSSIGTLSAGIAHQVNNPLNNISTSAQILRDVVKDSVDPFGMKMLGNIETETARARDIVRGLLEFARHTELSIKLVPLKGVVDKAVQLVSSQVPPGVTVTVNVPEDIRLELDPQRMGEVLLNLVLNAIQAIETLPGEISLYLGNDAPENMVTLIVEDTGKGINENDLPHIFDPFFTRKEVGKGTGLGLSVAYGIIEEFKGRIRAESQEGVGTRFMIDLPLPSASADGGEQ